A genomic stretch from Theropithecus gelada isolate Dixy chromosome 2, Tgel_1.0, whole genome shotgun sequence includes:
- the USF3 gene encoding basic helix-loop-helix domain-containing protein USF3: protein MPEMTENETPTKKQHRKKNRETHNAVERHRKKKINAGINRIGELIPCSPALKQSKNMILDQAFKYITELKRQNDELLLNGGNNEQAEEIKKLRKQLEEIQKENGRYIELLKANDICLYDDPTIHWKGNLKNSKVSVVIPSDQVQKNIIVYSNGNQPGGNSQGTAVQGITFNVSHNLQKQTANVVPVQRTCNLVTPISISGVYPSENKPWHQTTVPALATNQPVPLCLPAAISAQSVLELPTSESESSVLGASSGSLIAVSVGPEPHQHHSLHTCLNDQNSSENKNGQENPKLLKKMTPCAVNIPLSSSATATKVHHGNKSCLSIQDFRGDFQNTFVVSVTTTVCSQPPRTADDCSPMSISKSADLTSTATVVASSAPGVGKATIPISTLSGNPLDSGWTLSCSLPSSSVSTSDLKNINSLTRISSAGNTQTTWTTLQLAGNTIQPLSQTPSSAVTPVLNESGTSPTTSNHSRHVATGINLNNSFPADGQPVEQVVVTLPSCPSLPMQPLIAQPQVKSQPPKNILPLNSAMQVIQMAQPVGSAVNAAPTNQNVIILQPPSTTPCPTVMRAEVPNHTVGQQIVIIQAANQNPLPLLSAPPPGSVRLPINGANTVIGSNNSVQNVSTPQTFGGKHLVHILPRPSSLSVSNSTQTFSVTMSNQQPQTISLNGQLFALQPVMSSSGTTNQTPMQIIQPTTSEDPNTNVALNTFGALASLNQSISQMAGQSCVQLSISQPANAQTAANSQTTTANCVSLATAAPPVTTDSSATLASTYNLVSTSSMNTVACLPPNMKSKRLNKKPGARKHLAANKSACPLNPVRDVSKLDCPNTESSAELPCNDGLLESFPAVLPPVSMSQANSVSVSASHSLGVLNSESLIPESVSKSKSIEKSSSPSQESVTSEHFAMAPAKSKDSTPNLQQETPQDKPPSHLALSDAAKPCTSANVLIPSPSDPHILVSQVSGLSSTTSTTSTDCVSEVEIIAEPCRVEQDSSDTMQTTGLLKGQGLTTLLSDLAKKKNPQKSSLSDQMDPPDFSSENPKIVDSSVNLHPKQELLLMNSDDRDPPQHHSCLPDQEVINGSLITSRQADSPMSTSSGSSRSFSVASMLPETTREDVTSNATANTCDSCTFVEQTDIVALAARAIFDQENLEKGRVGLQADIREVASKPSEASSLEGDPPFKSQIPKENGTGQAEATPNEFNSQDSIEATMERPLEKPSCSLGIKTSNAPLQASPSQPPSITSLSVNNLIHQSSISHPLASCAGLSPTSEQTTVPATVNLTVSSSSYDSQPPGPSLMTEYSQEQLNTMTSTIPNSQIQEPLLKPSHESRKDSAKRAVQDDLLLSSAKRQKHCQPAPLRLESMSLMSRTPDTISDQTQMMVSQIPPNSSNSVVPVSNPAHGDGLTRLFPPSNNFVAPALRQTEVHCGSQPSVAEQQQTQASQHLQALQQHVPAQGVSHLHSNHLYIKQQQQQQQQQQQQQQAGQLRERHHLYQMQHHVPHAESSVHSQPHNVHQQRTLQQEVQMQKKRNLVQGTQASQLSLQPKHHGTDQSRSKSGQPHPHHQQMQQQMQQHFGSSQTEKSCENPSTSRNHHNHPQNHLNQDIMHQQQDVGSRQQGSGVSSEHVSGHNPMQRLLTSRGLEQQMVSQPSIVTRSSDMTCTPHRPERNRVSSYSAEALIGKTSSNSEQRMGISIQGSRVSDQLEMRSYLDVPRNKSLAIHNMQGRVDHTVASDIRLSDCQTFKPSGASQQPQSNFEVQSSRNNEIGNPVSSLRSMQSQAFRISQNTGPPPIDRQKRLPYPPVQSIPTGNGIPSRDSENTCHQSFMQSLLAPHLSDQVIGSQRSLSEHQRNTQCGPSSAIEYNCPPTHENVHIRRESDSQNRESCDMSLGAINTRNSTLNIPFSSSSSSGDIQGRNTSPNVSVQKSNPMRITDSHATKGHMNPPVTTNMHGVARPALPHPSVSHGNGDQGPPIRQANSSVPQRSRHPLQDSSGSKIRQPERNRSGNQRQSNVFDPSLPHLPLSTGGSMILGRQQPATEKRGSIVRFMPDSPQVPNDNSGPDQHTLSQNFGFSFIPEGGMNPPINANASFIPQVTQPSATRTPALIPVDPQNTLPSFYPPYSPAHPTLSNDISIPYFPNQMFSNPSTEKVNSGSLNNRFGSILSPPRPVGFAQPSFPLLPDMPPMHMTNSHLSNFNMTSLFPEIATALPDGSAMSPLLTIANSSASDSSKQSSNRPAHNISHILGHDCSSAV, encoded by the exons AGCAAGAATATGATCCTGGACCAAGCCTTTAAATATATAACAGAATTGAAAAGGCAAAATGATGAACTCCTGCTTAATGGAGGAAACAATGAACAAG ctgaagaaataaaaaagctacGGAAACAACTGGaagaaattcaaaaagaaaatggccGATATATTGAGTTACTGAAAGCTAATGACATATGCTTATATGATGACCCCACAATTCACTGGAAAGGAAATCTTAAAAACTCGAAGGTCTCTGTTGTTATTCCTAGTGACCAGGTTCAAAAAAATATCATTGTTTATTCCAACGGGAATCAGCCTGGTGGAAACAGCCAGGGAACAGCTGTTCAGGGGATAACTTTTAATGTTAGTCATAATTTACAAAAGCAGACCGCCAATGTGGTGCCAGTACAGAGGACTTGCAATCTTGTGACTCCTATATCTATTTCTGGAGTTTACCCTTCTGAAAACAAGCCATGGCATCAGACCACAGTTCCTGCATTGGCTACCAACCAGCCtgttcctctttgtcttcctGCTGCCATTTCTGCTCAGAGTGTTCTCGAGCTTCCCACCTCTGAAAGCGAATCAAGTGTGCTTGGTGCCTCTAGTGGCTCACTGATTGCTGTTTCAGTTGGACCTGAGCCTCACCAACATCATTCTTTGCACACATGTTTAAATGATCAAAATTCTTCTGAAAATAAGAATGGACAAGAGAACCCCaaattattgaagaaaatgaCCCCTTGTGCTGTAAACATCCCCCTCAGCTCCTCAGCAACTGCCACTAAAGTGCACCATGGAAACAAGTCCTGCCTGAGCATACAGGACTTCAGAGGTGATTTTCAAAACACTTTTGTTGTTTCAGTTACCACCACAGTCTGCTCCCAGCCTCCCAGAACTGCAGATGATTGTTCTCCAATGAGCATTAGCAAGAGTGCAGACTTGACAAGTACAGCTACAGTGGTGGCATCATCTGCCCCTGGAGTAGGGAAGGCCACCATTCCTATAAGCACTCTTTCGGGAAACCCTTTGGACAGTGGTTGGACTCTTTCTTGTTCTTTGCCTTCTTCAAGCGTTAGTACTTCAGATTTGAAAAACATTAATAGCCTTACACGAATTTCTTCAGCTGGAAACACACAGACAACGTGGACTACTTTGCAACTGGCGGGAAACACTATTCAGCCCTTAAGCCAGACACCGTCTTCTGCTGTGACTCCAGTATTAAATGAGTCTGGTACTAGCCCTACCACAAGTAACCACAGTAGACATGTGGCTACAGGCATCAACTTGAATAATTCCTTTCCAGCAGATGGGCAGCCAGTTGAGCAAGTAGTTGTAACATTGCCTTCTTGTCCATCTTTACCTATGCAGCCACTAATTGCCCAGCCACAAGTtaaatctcagcctcccaaaaatatCCTTCCACTGAATTCAGCAATGCAGGTGATTCAGATGGCTCAGCCAGTTGGGTCAGCTGTTAATGCAGCTCCAACTAATCAAAATGTTATAATTCTTCAACCACCCAGCACCACCCCATGCCCAACAGTGATGAGAGCAGAAGTTCCCAACCACACAGTAGGTCAACAGATAGTAATCATACAGGCAGCTAATCAGAATCCTTTGCCACTCCTCTctgctccacctcctggttctgTTCGACTCCCTATTAATGGAGCCAATACTGTAATAGGGTCTAATAATTCAGTGCAAAATGTTTCAACACCACAGACTTTTGGAGGAAAGCATCTTGTCCACATATTACCAAGACCTTCATCTTTATCAGTGTCTAACTCAACACAGACTTTTTCTGTTACCATGTCAAACCAACAGCCTCAAACCATTTCTTTAAATGGACAGCTCTTTGCTTTGCAGCCTGTGATGTCTTCATCAGGAACTACAAATCAAACCCCTATGCAAATTATTCAACCCACCACCAGCGAAGATCCAAATACCAATGTTGCCCTGAATACATTTGGTGCTTTGGCCAGCCTCAATCAAAGCATATCACAGATGGCTGGGCAAAGCTGTGTACAATTGTCTATTAGCCAGCCTGCCAATGCTCAAACTGCTGCAAATAGTCAAACCACTACAGCTAACTGTGTTTCATTAGCAACTGCAGCACCTCCTGTGACAACAGATAGTTCAGCCACACTAGCCAGTACTTATAATCTAGTGAGTACTTCCTCGATGAACACTGTTGCTTGTTTGCCTCCTAACATGAAATCTAAAAGGTTGAATAAGAAGCCAGGTGCCAGGAAACACTTAGCAGCAAACAAGTCAGCGTGTCCCCTGAATCCAGTCAGAGATGTGAGCAAGTTAGACTGCCCCAACACTGAAAGCTCAGCAGAGCTGCCCTGTAATGATGGACTGCTAGAAAGCTTCCCTGCTGTATTACCACCTGTCTCTATGTCCCAGGCAAATAGTGTGAGTGTTTCTGCTTCACATTCTTTGGGTGTTCTAAACTCTGAATCATTAATACCTGAGTCTGTATCCAAATCTAAGTCAATAGAAAAGTCCAGCTCACCCTCCCAAGAATCTGTAACAAGCGAACATTTTGCAATGGCCCCAGCAAAATCCAAAGATTCTACCCCTAATCTGCAACAAGAGACACCTCAGGATAAACCACCAAGTCATTTAGCATTGTCAGATGCTGCCAAACCCTGCACTTCAGCCAATGTATTGATTCCATCTCCAAGTGATCCTCACATTTTGGTTTCTCAGGTTTCTGGTTTGTCATCTACAACAAGCACTACAAGTACTGACTGTGTTTCTGAGGTAGAAATCATTGCTGAACCTTGCAGAGTTGAGCAAGATTCATCAGATACAATGCAAACCACAGGTCTCTTAAAGGGGCAAGGTTTAACTACATTGCTATCTGatcttgctaaaaaaaaaaaccctcagaaatCGTCTCTTTCTGATCAGATGGATCCTCCTGACTTTTCTTCAGAAAATCCTAAAATAGTTGATTCAAGTGTGAATTTACATCCCAAACAGGAACTATTACTGATGAACAGTGATGACAGAGATCCTCCACAGCATCATTCCTGCCTGCCTGATCAAGAGGTTATTAATGGTTCTTTGATCACCAGTAGACAGGCTGACTCTCCCATGTCAACCAGCTCTGGCAGTAGTCGTAGTTTCTCAGTTGCATCCATGCTTCCTGAAACAACAAGAGAAGATGTGACCAGCAATGCAACAGCTAATACATGTGACAGCTGTACCTTTGTAGAGCAAACCGATATAGTAGCTCTTGCAGCAAGAGCTATTTTTGACCAGGAGAACCTGGAGAAGGGAAGAGTTGGCCTCCAGGCTGATATAAGGGAAGTTGCTTCAAAGCCTTCTGAAGCATCATCGTTAGAGGGAGACCCACCTTTCAAATCACAGATACCTAAAGAGAATGGCACAGGACAGGCAGAAGCAACACCAAATGAATTTAATTCTCAGGATTCAATTGAAGCAACTATGGAGAGGCCCCTTGAAAAACCGAGCTGTTCTCTAGGAATTAAAACATCAAATGCACCTTTACAGGCTTCACCTTCTCAGCCCCCAAGCATCACCAGTTTAAGCGTGAATAATCTTATCCATCAGAGCAGCATCAGCCATCCTCTGGCCAGCTGTGCGGGTTTATCCCCAACTTCAGAGCAAACAACTGTGCCTGCAACGGTTAATCTGACTGTTTCATCTAGCTCCTATGACAGTCAACCTCCTGGACCATCTCTGATGACCGAATATTCCCAAGAACAGCTAAATACTATGACTAGTACCATACCAAATTCACAGATTCAAGAGCCACTCTTAAAGCCAAGTCATGAAAGCCGTAAGGATTCCGCTAAGCGTGCTGTCCAAGATGACCTTTTACTGTCTTCAGCTAAACGGCAAAAGCACTGTCAGCCAGCCCCCCTCAGGCTTGAAAGTATGTCCCTGATGAGCAGAACTCCAGACACCATTTCTGATCAAACTCAAATGATGGTCAGTCAGATCCCTCCTAATTCTTCAAACTCGGTTGTGCCTGTTAGCAACCCAGCTCATGGAGATGGCCTTACACGATTATTTCCACCTAGTAACAACTTTGTGGCTCCTGCATTGAGGCAAACTGAAGTTCATTGTGGTTCTCAGCCTTCAGTTGCTGAGCAGCAGCAAACCCAGGCAAGTCAACATCTACAGGCCCTTCAGCAGCATGTTCCAGCTCAAGGGGTATCTCACCTTCATAGTAACCATCTCTAcataaagcagcagcagcagcagcagcaacaacaacagcaacaacaacaagcaGGGCAGTTAAGAGAGAGGCATCACTTATATCAAATGCAGCATCATGTACCTCATGCAGAGAGCTCTGTCCACTCTCAGCCCCATAATGTCCACCAACAGAGGACTCTGCAACAGGAAGTTCAGATGCAGAAAAAGAGGAATCTTGTTCAGGGCACCCAGGCCTCTCAGCTTTCCTTACAACCCAAGCACCATGGAACTGACCAGTCCCGATCCAAGAGTGGACAGCCACATCCCCACCATCAGCAGATGCAGCAACAAATGCAGCAACACTTTGGAAGCTCCCAGACAGAGAAGAGCTGTGAAAACCCTTCAACTAGTCGGAACCATCATAACCATCCCCAGAACCATCTCAATCAAGATATTATGCACCAACAGCAGGATGTTGGAAGCAGACAGCAAGGTTCAGGGGTTTCATCTGAACATGTATCTGGGCATAATCCAATGCAGAGGCTTTTGACATCAAGAGGCTTAGAGCAGCAAATGGTGTCCCAACCAAGTATTGTGACTAGATCTTCAGACATGACCTGTACTCCACACAGGCCGGAGAGAAATAGAGTTTCAAGTTATTCTGCTGAGGCACTCATTGGAAAGACATCTTCTAATTCAGAGCAGAGAATGGGGATATCAATTCAGGGTTCCAGAGTTTCAGATCAGCTTGAAATGAGAAGCTATCTTGATGTTCCCAGAAATAAGAGTTTGGCTATTCATAATATGCAGGGTCGTGTGGACCACACTGTAGCCTCAGATATCCGCCTTTCCGATTGTCAGACGTTTAAACCAAGTGGAGCTAGTCAACAGCCCCAGAGTAATTTTGAAGTACAATCTTCAAGAAACAATGAAATAGGTAACCCTGTATCATCATTGCGGAGTATGCAGTCCCAGGCTTTTCGAATTAGTCAAAATACTGGCCCACCACCAATTGACCGTCAAAAGAGATTACCTTACCCACCAGTTCAGAGCATCCCAACAGGAAATGGTATTCCATCAAGGGACAGTGAAAATACTTGTCACCAAAGTTTCATGCAGAGCTTACTTGCCCCTCACCTCAGTGATCAGGTCATTGGGAGCCAGAGGTCACTCTCAGAACATCAGAGGAATACACAGTGTGGTCCATCCTCTGCAATTGAATATAATTGTCCCCCAACTCATGAAAATGTCCATATCAGAAGAGAGAGTGATAGTCAGAATAGGGAAAGTTGTGACATGTCGTTAGGTGCAATTAACACCAGGAACAGCACCTTGAATATTCCTTTTTCAAGTTCCTCTTCCTCAGGAGATATTCAAGGTCGAAACACAAGCCCCAATGTTTCTGTGCAGAAATCCAATCCCATGAGGATTACTGACAGTCATGCGACCAAGGGCCACATGAACCCTCCAGTCACAACCAACATGCATGGGGTTGCAAGGCCAGCGTTGCCACATCCATCTGTGTCTCATGGAAATGGTGATCAAGGCCCTCCTATACGTCAAGCTAATTCTTCAGTTCCCCAGAGATCAAGGCATCCCCTGCAAGACAGCAGTGGTTCCAAAATTCGTCAACCTGAAAGGAATCGTTCTGGAAACCAAAGGCAAAGTAATGTCTTTGATCCAAGTCTTCCCCATCTTCCTCTCTCTACTGGTGGCAGTATGATTCTTGGACGTCAACAACCTGCTacagagaagagaggaagtaTTGTTCGTTTCATGCCTGATAGCCCACAAGTACCTAATGATAATTCAGGTCCTGATCAGCATACACTGTCACaaaattttggtttttcttttattcctgagGGTGGCATGAATCCACCAATAAATGCTAATGCTTCCTTCATTCCACAGGTTACTCAGCCTAGTGCCACTCGAACTCCAGCCCTCATCCCGGTAGATCCGCAAAATACTCTGCCCTCCTTCTATCCTCCATACTCTCCTGCTCATCCTACACTGTCCAATGATATTTCAATCCCCTATTTTCCTAATCAGATGTTCTCAAATCCCAGCACAGAGAAGGTAAACAGTGGAAGTTTAAATAACCGATTTGGATCAATTTTATCTCCTCCCAGACCTGTTGGGTTTGCTCAACCAAGTTTTCCTCTTCTCCCAGATATGCCACCAATGCACATGACCAACTCTCATTTATCCAATTTTAATATGACATCTTTGTTTCCAGAAATCGCTACAGCGCTTCCTGATGGCTCAGCAATGTCACCTTTGCTTACAATAGCAAATTCCTCTGCCTCTGACTCTTCCAAGCAGTCCTCAAACAGACCTGCCCATAACATAAGCCATATTCTAGGTCATGATTGCAGTTCAGCTGTTTAA